The Acinetobacter lwoffii genomic sequence CTCTTTAAACTGCGATAATTTTCATCTTCGGCATTAAAGGCCAGATCATCACAGTAGACAATAAACTTCTCTGGACGCTCTGCAATGAGTTGCTGAATTTGAGGCAGATCGGATAAATCATCCCGTTCGATTTCAATTAATCGTAACCCTTGATCTGCATACTCGGTGAGTAGGGCACGAACAATGGAGGATTTACCCGTACCGCGTGAACCGGTCAGTAAGACATCATTGGCAGGTAAGCCGTTTAAAAACTGCAACGTGTTCTGGATGACTTTTTCTTTTTGTCGCTCAATCCCTTTTAAATCGGCCAGTTCCATCTGTCTAAGCTGATGAATAGGTTTGAGTTCACCATGTTGCCATTTATAGGCATGAGCAGAAAAATCAGGAATTTGTTTTAGTTCGGGCAGACTTTGCTGAAGTTGCTGCAGAACAGTCGAAAGGGCATTTAAAATATGGTCAGGTAACTCAATTTTCGCCATGATTTAACATTACAGATTTAAAATTATGGCTAAGATAGTACCATTGCAAAATTCACAGTCAAAGCCAGAAAAGTATGATAATTTGCTTAAAGTAGAGAATTTTCGTTATTGTAGAGGATAGAAAATTTGTACACATTTTCTGGCTCTGGGTACGAGCTGTATCAAGAATAAATATAGGGAAAAGGCAGATGCTGTTTAAAGATTTTACTCAGGATATTAATCCACATCAGGCCTATCGTATTAAAAAGCTCAAGCAGCAGCTGCAACAGGCTGAGTCCTATGAGGAATGGAAATATATTGCCCTGAAAATAGATGAAGAATCAGGTGCACAGGAATGGAAATTTGATAACAGTTCACCCTACTTTGATGCAGAAGTGATCGCACATCGTCTGGGTAAATTACGACGCTATCGACAACAAAAGCGCACCCGTGACCTGATGTATATTTTGCGCGAAGGCCTGAGCTACGATATTGCCAACATTGCCCATCCTCTACTGTTTACCGAAGCCTATGTGGGCACTAAAAGAATTATTGAAGATTATGTCGAAGAAGTCAGCCAAGGCTTAGCCTATATTGCTTCAATAGACTGTACCTGTCTCAGTATGGAAGAAAAAATCGAATATTTTCAGCATTGTCAGCGCGCCTATGGCCAGCCAGCCCTGATGTTTTCCGGTGGTTCGACGCTGGGTCTGTTTCATACTGGTGTATGCAAAGCCTTAATGGAGCAGGACTTGTTGCCGAAGGTAATGTCCGGTTCAAGTGCGGGTGCCATCATGACCGCCATGTTAGGTGTATCCAAACCTTCGCAATATATTGATATTTTGAAAGGCCATAATTTCTTTCATGAGGCTTTTCATTTCCGCACCATGAGTGAATTGATGAAAGGTAATGGTGGTCTGGCGGATGTAAAATATCTAAAAAAATTTCTGGTCGAAAATCTGGGTGATCTGACCTTCGAAGAAGCACTCAAAACCTCAGGTCTGCATATCAATATTGCGGTTGCACCTTATGATGCTGGACAGGATGCACGCATTTTAAATGCCTATACTTCTCCGGATTTGCTGGTCTGGAGTGCGGTACTGGCGTCTTGTGCGGTGCCGGTTATGTTTCCACCGGTTCGTTTGACCAGTAAGCGCTATGATGGTCAATATACGCCTTATATGGGTTCAACCCGCTGGGTGGATGGCAGCGTGCGCAGTGATTTTCCGCAGGAGAAAATGGCACGCCTGTATAATATTAATTATACCATTGCCAGTCAGACCAACCCGCATATCGTGCCATTCATGCAGGATGATATTTCACGTTTCCGTAAAGGTACCTTGACCTGGCCGCAACGGATTGTTCGCCGTCAGGGCGCGGTGATTACCAAAGGCATGATGGATTTTGCCAGAGAGCATGCCGGAAGCTTACCTCCTGTACGCCGTCTGCTGGATCATGGCTATGGTGTAGTTGACCAGCGTTATTATGGTGATGTGAATATTGTCGGTAAATATAGCCTGCGCCACTATAGCTATATGTTGCAGAATCCACGGCCGTATCTGTTTAAAATTTTACAGCGTGAAGGCGAGCGTGCCACATGGCCGAAAATTTCCCTCATTGAGACTCAGGAACGGGTCGGGAAAACTATTCAGCATTGTCTGGAGCTGCTAAATTATCAGCATACACTTAATCCAATACCTGAATACATTGCCACGACTTAATTTAGATCATCTCGATATTTCTGATTTTGAACTACGAACCAAAGCCCGTAGTCTGGGTTTTGGTCGGCGTCTTTATTATGCCAAGGGAAATGCGCTCTGGCTAAAAACCCAGATATCGCATAGATCTGATAGTTTAATATCATCTCCACATGCTGAACTAGGCTGGCAACATGAGCTGGATTTTTATCAGGCTCATGCCAGCTCAAGTGATCTAAATTTTTTCCTTCCACATCAAATTATTCAACAGCCTTTCAAGATCAATCATGAACAATTTGAGCAGGCCTTAATTCTGGTCGATGCGCCGGCGCATTTTCAGATCATGCCGCATCAGCAATCCATCACGCAAATTCGGCAACATTTGCTGCAAGCTGTGGAGCCTTTAATCTGCCTGCAAGAATTGGGTTATTTGCATGCCGATTTAAAGCAAGAACATTTTGTAAATAATCAGGGCAGGGTCTGCCTGCTTGATTTTGAGCATGTCCAAATACTCCATCAGAATGACCTGCATGAACTGAATGCGACACCGCGTTATATGGCACCTGAACTGTTTCAAGGCCAAGCTAAAAGCTTACAAAGTGAAGTTTATGCTTTGGGTGTTATTTTTTATGAGTGGTTGAGTGGTCAGCGTTTACAGGCGACAGATTATCTGGATTGGGCCTTTTTGCATTGTCAGCGTCTGAAAGTTGAGTTACCGCAGCACTTACAGGCTTTTCAAGGCTTATTAGAAGAAATGTTAAGTAAGCAGAAGCAGCATAGATTGGCCGATTTTCAAGCGGTTAAAGACTACTTAATGACTGAAATTGAATGAGAAAAATACAATAAAACTCGGATTGTTTCTTATTTAATCAAACGAGTGTTTTTTTATGATAAACGGCTTGTCAGCTGGAAATGATCTCTATAATATACACAGCCATTGGGGACGTGGCGAAATTGGTAGACGCACTGGATTTAGGTTCCAGCGCCGCGAGGTGTGAGAGTTCGAGTCTCTCCGTCCCCACCAATCGATATTTGGGTAACTGGATATTGGGTGGAAGTAGAGGATTGGTGTAATGGTAGCATGACGGTCTCCAAAACCGTTCGTCAAGGTTCGAATCCTTGATCCTCTGCCAAAGTTTGAAAGAAATCCAACGCTAAGTTGGTACCCTGATGGGGACGTGGCGAAATTGGTAGACGCACTGGATTTAGGTTCCAGCGCCGCGAGGTGTGAGAGTTCGAGTCTCTCCGTCCCCACCATCATATTAAAGCAAGGCTAATGCCTTGCTTTTTTATTGCCTGAAATTTGAGGGCGGTTTTTTTAGTACCAGATTTTTGCTGTCAAGATTGATGAACATCAATGCGTTCTGGGCTTAAATTATCTAGCGAATGATTGCAAGGGCAGGGCTTTAGTAAATTTCATTGTATTGCTGCAATAATTCATGCGATCTGTATATTCAATAATTTAAATGTTATATGGATCAGTCCCATGGTGTCTAACAATTTTATATATTGGTCTAAATAGAGCAGTATTTGCTCAATAGGGAATTAACTGATTAATTTTTGATATAAAAGTATTTAGCTTTTTATAGAACTACTTGTGAATCAGGTCTGATCGCTATAATATACACAGCCATGGGGATATGGCGGAATTGGTAGACGCACTGTGTTCAGGTCGCAGCGCCTTCTGGGCGTGAGAGTTCGAGTCTCTCTATCCCCACCATCATATTAAAGCAAGGCGAGTGCCTTGCTTTTTTATTGCCTGAAATTTGGCAAAGCCGTTGTATTTATGCTGTGTTGTATTCTGATTCCATGCACTGCTTCAAAAATAATTTATGAATAATAGTTTCAGTATTTTGAATGCTCATGTTGATCAAGATTAGAAATTTATTTGAGTTTTAATTTGAAATGTTGGAATTGAATCGAAATGATTAAAAATAACGAATGGGCAGTCATATCTTCAAATCAATCAAATTTTCGACATAAATTTTATAAAAAATTAAACTAACTGTTTATTTTATAGCGGAATAGATTGTGATTGCTTGTAAAATCGCTTGTCAATGCCGGTCTATCTCTATAATATACACAGCCATTGGGGACGTGGCGAAATTGGTAGACGCACTGGATTTAGGTTCCAGCGCCGCGAGGTGTGAGAGTTCGAGTCTCTCCGTCCCCACCAATCGATATTTGGGTAACTGGATATTGGGTGGAAGTAGAGGATTGGTGTAATGGTAGCATGACGGTCTCCAAAACCGTTCGTCAAGGTTCGAATCCTTGATCCTCTGCCAAAGTTTGAAAGAAATCCAACGCTAAGTTGGTACCCTGATGGGGACGTGGCGAAATTGGTAGACGCACTGGATTTAGGTTCCAGCGCCGCGAGGTGTGAGAGTTCGAGTCTCTCCGTCCCCACCATCATATTAAAGCAAGGCAAATGCCTTGCTTTTTTATTGCCTCAAATTTACTAAACAAAGAAAAGCCCATCGAAATGGGCTGAATAACTGGAGAATAGCGCTGTTGAATCAGTGGAAAGATTAATTTATTTTTCTTCTCTTAAATAGAAGCAATCAGGCTTTTAAATGATCTTCAAATTCCTCGCCTAACTGTAGTGCCAGAGCATTACCTGCCAGATCACAGGTCACCAGGCCATATTCTTTCTTGAAGCTGAAACTGAAACCACGATCATCCGCCAGGGTGCGTACCGAATATCCTAATTTTTCTAACCATAGTCGAAATGCAATCAAATTTTTCGCTTTAACCACTTTTTTCACGAGATCACTCCTTCATCATTGTTAAATCTTAAATAAGGGTGAAAAATTATCTTTTAAAGGGCAAATGCCTTTATTTAAATTAATTTAAATGAATTTGTGTATATAGTGAACATCGGTTGATTAAGAAAAAATCAATTTAAACGTTAAGTAAATGATTTTTATCATATTGAATAGGTTGTAACTAAATATTAAGCTTTTATAAGCTATAAATTTGGATAATTAATTTTCTAATTCAATAGCTTATTAGTGAAACAGGTTATTTCCTAATTTTATCAATCGTATGAAATAGAAAATTTCAGATCTAGAATGAGGAAATTAAAATCCAATCGACTTATTTATTAAAAGAATACCGGCTGCTGGTTTTCTGATCTTCAGCTCGATTTGCATGCTTTATACTGTCTGAAATGTAATTCTCAAACTGAATACCCGCACCATGACTGAATTAACCATTGAAGACTATGTGAATTAGCAAATTGAATTAATGCAGCAGCAGGGACTTGATCCGGTTGCTGTGATGTTGGGACATGAAGACTGGTTGAGCTTTAGTATTCAGTCGAAAGTGGCCTATACGCCTTTCGGCAGTGCCCGTCGTTATCAGCCTGCTTTAGGTGGCTTGCTACTGGTACGTATTGATGAAATGCAGGCGGTGCGTGTCGTGACTCAAGGTGAACTGGATACTTATGCACAAAGTAACCAGATTCTTTAACATTGCTTCATGCGATACATACGTTGTCAGTTTTAGTGAATAGAATCCAAGAAACTAGTTACTGCTATCCTACATATCATCATTCGGGATCGACATGGCCAATGTCACTTTTAAAGTTGAACGACAGAACTAATGTCATGCTCTGAAAGCAGACATTTTATTTCTATTTTGGTTTACAGTTTAATTTTGAATAATGCCCATTATATTAAATGGGTGCAAATGAGAGAGGGTATCTAAATCTCACTTGTTAAAAATAGACAGTATAGACAGTGAATCGTTCATGAAGTACATGGTTAAATATCCCAATATTACAAGCCATATCAGGATAATAATTCCTGCTGCCCAACGGTTTATAGGCCTTTCAACTAAGGTTTCTCCAAGAATTCTACAATCATCTACAATGTTTTGTGGGGTAAGCTTGATAACTAATAAAATACCTAAAGGTACAATAATAATATCGTCTAAATACCCAAGTACGGGAATAAAATCTGGAATTAAATCAATTGGTGAGAAGGCATAAGCAGCAATAATTAAAGCTAAAAACTTTACAGAATTGGGCGTTCGCTTGTCTTTTGCAATAAGCCAAACAACCAAGATGTCTTTTTTAATTGATTTAGCCCATTGCTTGATTCTTTGATACATAGCAAATATTAAAAGAACTATAGAGATTTAATCATAAGAGAGTTCTCTTAAAACAATATAGATTTTTATTATCCTATTACGATTTTCTAAAATTAACATAATACGCGTTATACGAAATGCTATTTTTTATTTTATACAAATTATATGTTTAGCGTATAAGTGAAAGCCCAATTCAAGTAAATTGGGCTTTTTTATTCACTTGTTAGGTTCCATGCTGATTATTTAAGCAATGTTCCACGAATTTCTCTAATTTAAATCAATATCATCCTGTTATTTATAAGTCATTATTTCATGTGTTGGAACTGAAATTGGTTTCTAAAAAAATAGAGGACTTGATTAATTATAAGAAAGCAAAAAATGGCACAGAAAGACATTTTTTAGATGGAGATTCAACTTATTCCAATTTGTGCAAAATTTGTACGTGCCTTTCAATAACATTCTATGCATCGCAAATGACAAATAAGTAAGTCGGCTGAAGCATTGATCTTCAGCTTTGAATCCGGTTTAAAACTGATCTTTCAGGGTTCTTAAACGCTGGAATTCTTCCACGCTTTCTGCGCGCAGAAAAGGATTGGTTTGCAATTCATCTTCAATACTACTTGGCAGCGTGCACTGGCCTAGTATACGCAAACGCTCAATATGTTCGAAGCGTTCCAGAATTGCCGAATTGTCCGGTTCAACGTGTTTGGCAAACTGTGCATTCGATAATGTGTATTCATGGGTGCAATAGACTTGGGTGCGCGGTGGCAAGGCAGCCAGACGGGACAGTGAATGATACATCTGTGAATAGGTGCCTTCAAAAACCCGGCCACAACCCATGGCAAATAAGGTATCGCCGCAGAACAGCACATCAATCGCATCAATAAAATAAACAATATGGCCGAGTGTATGCCCGGGTACAGCAATCACCTGGATATCTATTCCATGAAAATTAAACTGTTCTTCATGCTCAAGAGGATGGGTGATAAACGGAATTTTGCTTAGTTCTGCCCGTGGGCCATACACAGGCAGATTTTGTCCTTGGATCAGTTCCGGCACACCGCCAATATGATCTTTATGCCAGTGAGTCAGCCAGATTTGACTTACAGTTAAACCGTGTTCGGCACAATAGTCTTGTACCAATTCTGCTTCGGTTGGATCAATCACAGCCACCTGATGCGACGCGGTATGTTCAAGCAACCAGATATAATTTTGCAGTGAATTCTGGACATCAATACAGTGAATTTTAAAGGGTGTCATAGCACATCACATCAAATGAAGATTATAGATAAAGTAGCATAATTTCGGATACTCTGGTGCTGGTTGATATCGTCTGATCATCCGCGATTACTTTCATTTATTCCAAATTTGAAAAATTTATAATTCCGGATCATCAATGCTCACCGCATTGCCGATGGTGTAAAAATGCCCGCCGGCTACATGATGAATACTTTTCCACTCTTCATCCACTTCATGATAATGCCAGTGGCCGTCGCGGAAGACCCGATCATCGGCATAGGCTGCAATCACCTTGCCTATAAACAGGTCATGCATTTGCTGGTTATGCGGCTCAGGAATCATCTCGCAGAGTATCCAGGCCGCACAGCCTTGTACTACAGGAATATCAGCATCAGGAAAATGAAATAGTTCTACTCCGGATTGTGCCAGTTTGTCAGGCACATCATGCAGGCTCTGCGTACCCAGACGATAGACCATATTCAGTTGTTTCAATGTTGGAATTTGCAGCGCGAAATAACCTGATTTTTCAATAATATTTCGGGTTTTGGTACTTTTGTCCAGAACCACGGTCACTTTGGCAGGACTGAATTCCAGTGCGCATGCCCAGGCCGCTGCCATGACATCTGTATCCTGCTGGTCTTGAGCAGATACCAGCACAGTAGGTCCATGGGTAATCAGACGATAAGCTTTTTCTAAGGGAACACTTTGAAGATGGGAGTTTGTCATGCAGCACCATTTGCTCTATTTATTTAATAGGCTAGATTAATGAGATCATTAACATATTCAAGTTCCTTCTTGCAAAAAAGCTTTTAAACTGGAGATCGTTATATTCAGGAATTCAAAAAATGAAAATGTACCAGGTCGATGCGTTTACCACAGAACTGTTTAAAGGCAATCCCGCAGCCGTGATTGTGCTGGATGAATGGCTCGAAGATGGTCTGATGCAAAATATCGCCTTGGAAAATAATCTGTCTGAAACGGCTTTTGTTAAAGTTATCGATAGCGATAATTATGCCATCCGCTGGTTTACGCCAACCAAGGAAGTAGATTTTTGTGGTCATGCGACATTGGCCAGCAGCTTTGTACTATTCAATCAATTTGATACGGGGAAAACGATTCATTTTCATGTAAAAGACTTAGGCATTTTTGTAGTCAATCAGGATGCAGATGGCAAGATCAGAATGAACTTTCCAGTTCGTCGTGCAGAGCCAGTTGCTGAATATCCTGAAGCTTTAAGACAGGCCTTGAGCAAACCGT encodes the following:
- a CDS encoding ATP-binding protein — encoded protein: MAKIELPDHILNALSTVLQQLQQSLPELKQIPDFSAHAYKWQHGELKPIHQLRQMELADLKGIERQKEKVIQNTLQFLNGLPANDVLLTGSRGTGKSSIVRALLTEYADQGLRLIEIERDDLSDLPQIQQLIAERPEKFIVYCDDLAFNAEDENYRSLKSVLDGSLQSGSSNFVIYATSNRRHLLPEFMHENTPVTRVDVPQYTELHPQEAIEEKISLSDRFGLWLSFYPMDQNLYLEIVEHYLKKAGMELTPETRAEALRWCQARGQRSGRAAYQFSKHWIGSTQLNAS
- a CDS encoding DUF3336 domain-containing protein produces the protein MLFKDFTQDINPHQAYRIKKLKQQLQQAESYEEWKYIALKIDEESGAQEWKFDNSSPYFDAEVIAHRLGKLRRYRQQKRTRDLMYILREGLSYDIANIAHPLLFTEAYVGTKRIIEDYVEEVSQGLAYIASIDCTCLSMEEKIEYFQHCQRAYGQPALMFSGGSTLGLFHTGVCKALMEQDLLPKVMSGSSAGAIMTAMLGVSKPSQYIDILKGHNFFHEAFHFRTMSELMKGNGGLADVKYLKKFLVENLGDLTFEEALKTSGLHINIAVAPYDAGQDARILNAYTSPDLLVWSAVLASCAVPVMFPPVRLTSKRYDGQYTPYMGSTRWVDGSVRSDFPQEKMARLYNINYTIASQTNPHIVPFMQDDISRFRKGTLTWPQRIVRRQGAVITKGMMDFAREHAGSLPPVRRLLDHGYGVVDQRYYGDVNIVGKYSLRHYSYMLQNPRPYLFKILQREGERATWPKISLIETQERVGKTIQHCLELLNYQHTLNPIPEYIATT
- a CDS encoding protein kinase domain-containing protein, whose product is MPRLNLDHLDISDFELRTKARSLGFGRRLYYAKGNALWLKTQISHRSDSLISSPHAELGWQHELDFYQAHASSSDLNFFLPHQIIQQPFKINHEQFEQALILVDAPAHFQIMPHQQSITQIRQHLLQAVEPLICLQELGYLHADLKQEHFVNNQGRVCLLDFEHVQILHQNDLHELNATPRYMAPELFQGQAKSLQSEVYALGVIFYEWLSGQRLQATDYLDWAFLHCQRLKVELPQHLQAFQGLLEEMLSKQKQHRLADFQAVKDYLMTEIE
- a CDS encoding YkvA family protein, translating into MYQRIKQWAKSIKKDILVVWLIAKDKRTPNSVKFLALIIAAYAFSPIDLIPDFIPVLGYLDDIIIVPLGILLVIKLTPQNIVDDCRILGETLVERPINRWAAGIIILIWLVILGYLTMYFMNDSLSILSIFNK
- the gloB gene encoding hydroxyacylglutathione hydrolase, which translates into the protein MTPFKIHCIDVQNSLQNYIWLLEHTASHQVAVIDPTEAELVQDYCAEHGLTVSQIWLTHWHKDHIGGVPELIQGQNLPVYGPRAELSKIPFITHPLEHEEQFNFHGIDIQVIAVPGHTLGHIVYFIDAIDVLFCGDTLFAMGCGRVFEGTYSQMYHSLSRLAALPPRTQVYCTHEYTLSNAQFAKHVEPDNSAILERFEHIERLRILGQCTLPSSIEDELQTNPFLRAESVEEFQRLRTLKDQF
- a CDS encoding flavin reductase family protein, which produces MTNSHLQSVPLEKAYRLITHGPTVLVSAQDQQDTDVMAAAWACALEFSPAKVTVVLDKSTKTRNIIEKSGYFALQIPTLKQLNMVYRLGTQSLHDVPDKLAQSGVELFHFPDADIPVVQGCAAWILCEMIPEPHNQQMHDLFIGKVIAAYADDRVFRDGHWHYHEVDEEWKSIHHVAGGHFYTIGNAVSIDDPEL
- a CDS encoding PhzF family phenazine biosynthesis protein, producing the protein MKMYQVDAFTTELFKGNPAAVIVLDEWLEDGLMQNIALENNLSETAFVKVIDSDNYAIRWFTPTKEVDFCGHATLASSFVLFNQFDTGKTIHFHVKDLGIFVVNQDADGKIRMNFPVRRAEPVAEYPEALRQALSKPFKQVYLNAQGYIVEYESVQDVLDETPDFELLKQLNGKRTAITAQNTYLDVAITSQDTQYDCISRYFAPSNGINEDPVTGSIHTGIAPLWAEKLGKNELVAYQASARGGVLYCALQDQNRIEISGYGKLYMQAEIYL